A portion of the Edaphobacter lichenicola genome contains these proteins:
- the mctP gene encoding monocarboxylate uptake permease MctP, with protein sequence MQLHTTALVIFCFFFALVTLAGFWAAKWRRPKAGMGSLEEWGLAGRSFGTWVTWFLIGGDLYTAYTVIAVPAALYGAGAMGFFAVPYAVIAYPYMMLVLPRLWEVCHRHGYVTFADFVQGRYGSRWLTIAIALTGVLALMPYIALQLVGIRVVIEALGVKGEWPLAAAFVILAAYTYSSGLRAPAVIAIVKDVMLYVMVLAALIYMPYKLGGYARVFELANQALALHTPSATVYLRRGQFLPYSTLAIGSAIALMLYPHTATAVLSAKSANTVRRNAAMLPAYSFLLGLIALLGYIALAAGVVTKNANEAVPLLFLKMFPEWFAGFCLSAIAIGALVPAAIMSIAASNLFTRNLYGALVRRKMLPEEESRMAKVVSLVVKFGALLFVLKLPAPYAIEMQLLGGIWMAQLFPSVVVGVFTRWFNPWALLIGWAAGMFSGTAMAVSLGLKSSVYPLHIFGDTYAMYAAVPALVLNLVVSVVLTVVFRAVKVGAGTDVTDAAAYVG encoded by the coding sequence TTGCAACTGCATACGACGGCATTGGTAATTTTTTGTTTTTTCTTTGCGCTGGTAACGCTGGCCGGTTTCTGGGCTGCGAAGTGGCGGAGACCGAAGGCAGGGATGGGGTCGCTGGAGGAGTGGGGGCTCGCGGGCAGGAGCTTCGGGACCTGGGTGACCTGGTTTTTGATTGGTGGGGATCTCTACACGGCTTATACGGTGATTGCTGTGCCGGCGGCGCTGTATGGCGCGGGGGCGATGGGATTTTTTGCGGTGCCGTATGCGGTGATTGCGTACCCGTACATGATGCTGGTGTTGCCGCGGCTCTGGGAGGTTTGTCACCGGCATGGTTACGTAACGTTTGCTGACTTTGTGCAGGGCCGGTATGGGAGCCGGTGGTTGACGATTGCGATTGCATTGACGGGTGTGCTGGCGTTGATGCCATACATTGCGCTGCAGCTGGTGGGTATTCGTGTTGTGATCGAGGCGCTGGGGGTGAAGGGTGAGTGGCCGCTGGCTGCGGCGTTTGTGATTCTGGCTGCGTATACGTATTCGAGTGGGCTGCGCGCACCGGCGGTGATTGCGATTGTGAAGGACGTGATGCTGTATGTGATGGTGCTGGCGGCGCTGATCTACATGCCGTACAAACTCGGCGGATATGCGCGGGTGTTTGAGCTGGCGAACCAGGCGCTGGCGCTGCATACGCCGTCGGCTACGGTTTATCTGCGGCGGGGACAGTTTCTGCCGTACTCGACGCTGGCGATTGGGTCGGCGATTGCGCTGATGTTGTATCCGCATACGGCGACGGCGGTGTTGAGTGCGAAGAGTGCGAATACGGTACGAAGGAATGCCGCGATGCTTCCGGCTTATAGCTTTCTGCTGGGGTTGATTGCGCTGCTGGGATATATCGCGCTGGCTGCGGGGGTGGTGACGAAGAATGCGAACGAGGCCGTGCCGCTGCTGTTTTTGAAGATGTTTCCGGAGTGGTTTGCGGGGTTCTGTCTGTCGGCGATTGCGATTGGAGCGCTGGTGCCGGCGGCGATCATGTCGATTGCGGCGTCGAATTTGTTTACGCGGAATCTGTATGGCGCGCTGGTGAGGCGGAAGATGCTGCCGGAGGAGGAGTCGCGGATGGCGAAGGTGGTGTCGCTGGTGGTGAAGTTTGGCGCACTGCTGTTTGTGTTGAAGCTGCCTGCTCCGTATGCGATTGAGATGCAGTTGCTGGGGGGGATCTGGATGGCGCAGTTGTTTCCTTCGGTGGTGGTTGGGGTGTTTACACGGTGGTTCAATCCGTGGGCGCTGTTGATCGGCTGGGCGGCGGGAATGTTCAGCGGGACGGCGATGGCGGTTTCACTGGGGCTGAAGAGTTCGGTGTATCCGTTACATATTTTTGGGGACACGTATGCGATGTACGCTGCGGTGCCTGCTTTAGTACTGAACCTCGTGGTTTCGGTGGTGTTGACGGTGGTATTTCGCGCCGTGAAGGTGGGTGCGGGAACCGATGTTACGGATGCTGCCGCTTATGTGGGGTAG
- a CDS encoding enoyl-CoA hydratase/isomerase family protein, translating into MALNYETLLCEVKDQVATVTLNRPQVLHALNAKVFNELEAVFVALAGDVGVRVILLTGAGEKAFAAGADINEIAKTDVATGEAKARRGQGVFRLIETCGKPVIACINGFALGGGCELAMACTMRLASETAKLGQPEVKLGLVPGYGGTQRLPRLVGQPMALKLLLTGEMIGAAEALRIGLVDEVVPAEKLMERAEALAKTIVSMAPLAVAACMEAVRWGSELGLEAALDVEAEIFGRLCGTDDKAEGTKAFLEKRAPIWVGR; encoded by the coding sequence ATGGCTTTGAACTACGAGACGTTGCTGTGCGAGGTGAAGGACCAGGTAGCAACGGTAACGCTGAATCGGCCGCAGGTGCTGCATGCGCTGAATGCGAAGGTGTTCAACGAGCTGGAGGCGGTGTTTGTGGCGCTGGCCGGGGATGTGGGGGTGCGGGTGATTCTGCTGACGGGCGCTGGGGAGAAGGCGTTTGCGGCGGGCGCGGATATCAACGAGATCGCGAAAACGGATGTTGCGACGGGAGAGGCGAAGGCGCGGCGTGGGCAGGGTGTGTTTCGTCTGATCGAGACGTGTGGGAAGCCGGTGATTGCCTGTATCAATGGGTTTGCGCTAGGGGGAGGGTGCGAGCTGGCGATGGCTTGCACGATGCGGTTGGCGAGTGAGACCGCGAAGCTGGGGCAGCCGGAGGTGAAGCTGGGGCTGGTTCCGGGCTATGGCGGGACGCAGAGGTTGCCGAGGCTGGTGGGGCAGCCGATGGCGTTGAAGTTGTTGCTGACGGGCGAGATGATTGGGGCCGCGGAGGCGCTGCGGATTGGGCTGGTGGATGAGGTGGTGCCGGCGGAGAAGTTGATGGAGCGGGCCGAGGCGTTGGCGAAGACGATTGTGTCGATGGCTCCGCTGGCGGTTGCGGCGTGCATGGAGGCGGTGCGGTGGGGGAGCGAGCTGGGGCTGGAGGCGGCGCTTGATGTGGAGGCGGAGATCTTTGGGCGGTTGTGTGGGACCGACGATAAGGCAGAGGGGACGAAGGCGTTTCTTGAAAAGCGGGCGCCGATTTGGGTGGGGCGGTAA
- the ribH gene encoding 6,7-dimethyl-8-ribityllumazine synthase encodes MIKGITLISAIASGAEFDRLSSLFSSLGFEQGKGWQDAQGRGEAYLAPIGNLEFVTGRPPAVPPVLVEVTQLDHIRSLVEKWLLASHRTEDIATILSPSELTHWNSRLFTVKLTPELTLGFWQSENPLHNQPNAIEGDLSAANMRFAIVTTRWNTVITDRLLQGSLDCLHRSGAARSDIEIVRVPGAWEVPSAARTLAESKKFDAIVTLGCLLRGETAHYEAIYNEVARGIGQSQQETGIPHAFGVLTCETLEQALDRAGLKAGNKGFEAASAAIEMVSIQRKLSAQNAQVKK; translated from the coding sequence ATGATTAAGGGAATAACTCTCATCAGCGCCATCGCCTCAGGTGCTGAGTTCGACCGGCTCTCCAGCCTTTTTTCCAGCCTCGGCTTCGAGCAGGGCAAAGGCTGGCAGGACGCGCAGGGCCGTGGCGAAGCTTACCTCGCCCCCATCGGCAATTTGGAATTTGTCACTGGCCGCCCACCCGCCGTGCCGCCCGTCCTCGTCGAAGTCACCCAGCTCGACCACATCCGTTCCCTCGTTGAAAAGTGGCTCCTCGCAAGCCATCGCACCGAAGATATCGCCACCATCCTCTCACCCTCAGAACTCACGCACTGGAACAGCCGCCTCTTCACCGTCAAGCTCACACCCGAGCTCACATTAGGCTTCTGGCAGTCGGAGAACCCGCTTCACAATCAGCCCAACGCCATCGAAGGCGACCTCAGCGCCGCCAACATGCGCTTCGCCATCGTCACCACCCGCTGGAACACCGTCATCACCGACCGCCTCCTCCAGGGCTCGCTCGACTGCCTCCACCGCAGCGGCGCAGCCAGGTCCGACATCGAGATCGTCCGCGTCCCCGGCGCATGGGAGGTCCCCTCCGCCGCTCGCACCCTCGCCGAATCCAAAAAATTCGACGCCATCGTCACCCTCGGCTGTCTCCTCCGCGGCGAAACCGCACACTACGAGGCGATCTACAACGAGGTCGCACGCGGCATAGGCCAGTCCCAGCAGGAGACCGGCATCCCTCACGCCTTTGGCGTTCTCACCTGCGAGACGTTGGAGCAGGCCCTCGACCGCGCCGGCCTCAAAGCTGGCAACAAGGGCTTCGAAGCCGCCAGCGCCGCCATCGAGATGGTCTCCATCCAGCGCAAACTCTCCGCACAGAACGCTCAGGTGAAAAAATAA
- the nusB gene encoding transcription antitermination factor NusB codes for MGTRRKSRELTMQMLFQGDLGKQSPEQVRKLFWASVEDVDAETRGFAEDLYRIATTRDEEIDKLIETHAQNWRLERMPVVDRNLIRAAVAEMLGFPSTPSAIIINESLEIGRRYAAPESIHFLNGVLDAIARDLLKKRLA; via the coding sequence ATGGGCACTCGCCGCAAGTCCCGCGAACTCACCATGCAGATGCTCTTCCAGGGCGATCTGGGCAAGCAGTCTCCCGAACAGGTGCGCAAGCTCTTTTGGGCCTCTGTCGAAGACGTAGACGCTGAAACCCGCGGCTTTGCCGAGGACCTCTACCGCATCGCCACCACCCGCGACGAAGAGATCGACAAGCTCATCGAGACCCACGCCCAAAACTGGCGCCTCGAGCGCATGCCTGTCGTCGACCGCAACCTTATTCGCGCTGCTGTAGCCGAGATGCTCGGCTTCCCCAGCACCCCCTCCGCCATCATCATCAACGAGTCGCTCGAGATCGGTCGCCGCTACGCTGCCCCCGAATCCATTCACTTCCTAAACGGCGTACTCGACGCCATCGCTCGCGATCTCCTCAAAAAGCGCCTCGCCTGA
- a CDS encoding YncE family protein: MRRFATLVVLILFTIPFGVSISGCSKKSPVVFCNGGDTGPEVGQVQIITLQPKIFGVSLNFAQIGQVSAPTATDCKGTAETVSSYTYGTFLADGTPDMTIADVVPNGAGAGRLCAGTWNRNSGGGIADFTTCNPTNKSGTVYVVASGSGASSNPLPIFVHPVVTNVTLGPLATDCTNDPSTNCSPAAFDTQTTTCTLTTNGNGCCAVPVATPAVVTNGCVSQSVTSQLAAKVFAGTGTSQTNVSCQVGHLSYSAQTASVVTIDENGVATAQQPGSTVITANISNAGSSAGFFSTCPPKTITLSVPGLPGTNPNSVIVNPNNNQPINVTATDINNQVLTGLALEFESTTPTTIPAGTAGSVTPTFPGAAAITAVCQPPACNPSPFNQIGLFGNGKSVTSNPVTVIAPGVNSTNLYIGSTSSLYLVPVDFTQNQLGSPVRLPYVPNSMVISNDGTSIYMGSAYELMTFSATTNSVGAQDPTVNGKVLAVSPDGTTLVITDPIRQLVYLYNTSGSIQTQYGGVATHAVYTPDSTTVYITMGDYNASTGVTTPNDQLLVHSTFTGWYQAPPSAQPTTGVAIGVPSVGAFFGGSVTTGRSYCPKTTTTTPPPTTDGSTTPTTTNLFYPDAGVAGPATDQIATTDDGFHVLGAIFSPAFTLTDQAIGTSTSPGVVTATGLPAQSCPLADEATAPFVTSPVFTGTLGAVQPTTVNGVAPGITSVLPTSDSSIAFVTYNGSGGVLPTYQPAQPSTATPPTIGGGTLGSIPLNSTTTYGTPIAPVAGVVSADNQTVFVGTSGDNVVHLIAKGTNGYQDSIPAGTPAPAVVPFGPIAPNLPCAPGFTCSTGVGTGIATPNLLVQKPRKATS; the protein is encoded by the coding sequence ATGCGTCGGTTTGCCACGTTAGTAGTTCTTATTCTTTTCACGATTCCTTTTGGCGTCTCAATTTCGGGCTGTTCGAAGAAGTCACCGGTAGTGTTCTGCAATGGTGGGGATACCGGTCCAGAGGTTGGACAGGTCCAAATCATTACGTTGCAGCCGAAGATCTTCGGCGTATCGCTCAACTTTGCGCAGATCGGTCAGGTGAGTGCGCCGACCGCTACAGATTGCAAGGGCACAGCCGAGACGGTATCGAGCTACACCTACGGAACGTTCCTTGCTGACGGCACACCCGATATGACGATCGCGGATGTTGTGCCCAACGGAGCCGGCGCAGGCCGGCTGTGTGCGGGTACATGGAACAGGAACAGTGGCGGCGGCATTGCGGACTTCACCACCTGCAACCCCACGAATAAGAGCGGGACAGTCTATGTGGTTGCGAGTGGCTCGGGCGCGAGCAGCAATCCGCTACCGATCTTTGTGCATCCCGTCGTAACGAACGTGACCCTGGGGCCGCTCGCGACCGACTGCACGAACGACCCCTCGACCAACTGCAGCCCTGCGGCATTTGACACTCAGACGACCACTTGCACGCTTACCACCAACGGCAATGGCTGCTGCGCAGTACCGGTGGCTACACCAGCAGTCGTCACAAACGGTTGCGTCTCTCAAAGTGTGACCAGTCAACTTGCGGCGAAGGTATTTGCAGGAACAGGTACGTCCCAGACCAACGTCAGCTGCCAGGTCGGCCATCTTTCCTACTCTGCGCAAACGGCTTCGGTGGTTACAATCGACGAGAACGGTGTTGCGACGGCGCAGCAACCGGGATCGACGGTAATCACAGCGAACATTTCGAATGCCGGAAGTTCGGCTGGATTCTTCTCTACTTGCCCACCTAAAACGATCACATTAAGCGTTCCCGGACTACCGGGGACCAATCCAAATAGTGTCATCGTGAATCCAAACAACAATCAGCCGATCAATGTGACGGCGACGGACATAAACAATCAGGTTCTGACAGGACTTGCGCTGGAGTTTGAGTCGACAACGCCAACTACGATCCCTGCCGGCACAGCTGGATCGGTCACCCCAACCTTCCCCGGAGCGGCGGCAATTACAGCGGTGTGCCAACCTCCGGCCTGCAATCCTTCACCGTTCAATCAGATCGGTTTGTTCGGCAATGGGAAGTCGGTTACATCCAATCCGGTTACCGTGATTGCTCCCGGCGTCAACAGCACCAATCTGTACATCGGAAGCACCAGCTCCCTCTACCTCGTGCCGGTGGACTTTACGCAGAACCAGCTCGGATCCCCGGTACGCCTGCCGTATGTGCCGAACTCGATGGTGATCAGCAACGATGGCACCTCGATCTACATGGGCAGCGCGTATGAGTTGATGACGTTCAGCGCCACAACGAACAGCGTAGGGGCTCAAGACCCGACCGTAAACGGAAAGGTGCTCGCCGTATCGCCTGATGGCACGACACTGGTCATTACCGATCCGATTCGGCAGCTGGTCTATCTGTACAACACCAGCGGCAGCATACAGACACAGTATGGCGGCGTTGCCACCCATGCGGTGTATACCCCAGACAGCACGACGGTCTACATCACGATGGGAGATTACAACGCATCCACCGGAGTAACGACGCCGAACGACCAATTGCTCGTACACTCGACGTTCACGGGCTGGTATCAGGCTCCGCCGTCTGCGCAGCCAACGACGGGAGTTGCCATCGGGGTTCCTTCCGTTGGAGCGTTCTTCGGTGGAAGCGTTACAACCGGACGCTCCTACTGCCCGAAGACGACCACGACGACGCCTCCACCAACGACGGATGGATCGACGACACCAACAACGACCAACCTGTTTTATCCCGATGCAGGAGTGGCCGGGCCGGCGACGGATCAGATTGCGACCACCGATGACGGCTTTCACGTTCTTGGAGCAATCTTCTCACCCGCCTTCACTCTGACGGATCAGGCCATAGGAACGAGCACCTCACCCGGGGTTGTGACTGCGACGGGACTGCCTGCCCAATCGTGCCCACTGGCCGATGAGGCGACTGCGCCGTTCGTTACGAGCCCTGTGTTTACCGGCACACTTGGCGCAGTACAACCTACGACTGTCAACGGTGTCGCGCCTGGCATTACGAGTGTGCTTCCAACCTCCGACTCGAGCATCGCATTCGTGACCTACAACGGAAGCGGCGGCGTGCTACCGACCTATCAGCCGGCGCAACCGTCCACGGCAACCCCACCGACCATTGGCGGGGGCACACTGGGTAGCATCCCACTGAACTCGACGACAACCTATGGCACGCCGATCGCTCCAGTGGCAGGTGTCGTCAGCGCGGATAACCAGACCGTCTTCGTTGGAACCTCAGGGGACAACGTGGTTCACCTGATCGCCAAGGGAACAAATGGATATCAGGACTCGATCCCCGCAGGAACCCCGGCGCCTGCCGTCGTTCCCTTCGGTCCGATTGCGCCTAATCTGCCATGCGCCCCTGGTTTCACCTGCTCGACTGGAGTGGGGACTGGAATCGCCACGCCGAACCTCCTGGTGCAGAAGCCACGGAAGGCAACCTCGTAA